One window from the genome of Molothrus ater isolate BHLD 08-10-18 breed brown headed cowbird chromosome 5, BPBGC_Mater_1.1, whole genome shotgun sequence encodes:
- the ARFGAP3 gene encoding ADP-ribosylation factor GTPase-activating protein 3, whose product MCEPSKQDIAAIFKRLRSVPTNKVCFDCGAKNPSWASITYGVFLCIDCSGTHRSLGVHLSFIRSTELDSNWSWFQLRCMQVGGNANASAFFHQHGCTTNDTNAKYNSRAAQLYKEKIKSLATQATRKHGTDLWTDGCGVPPASPQNKEEEDFFASHVSAKAKDTEWMLPEPVSLQQKTSENIPESCEGSEHGPSVDGLSTSPQPALENTTFIKKKPNQAKKGLGAKKGGLGAQKVSSQSFNEIEKQAQAVDKMKEQDLHSSKKTEKEEPLVSSLRLAYRDLDIKAKEETLNLSGKKKTELERLGMGLGSNRSGISHSVASEMQTIEQETPTIAKPKKKYMDDVEDSYFSSSSRYSDSSDLRSSTFSKWDDNSDAFWKKENNSKDIDILLTSKSTGFSDRPASRRKPEHEPSANTDEAQKKFGNVKAISSDMYFGRQDQADYEARARLERLSGSTSISSADLFEDQRKQSAGSYNITNVLSSAPDITQFKQGVKSVAGKLSVLANGVMTSIQDRYGS is encoded by the exons ATGTGCGAGCCCAGCAAGCAGGACATCGCCGCCATCTTCAAGCGGCTCCGCTCCGTGCCCACCAACAAG GTGTGTTTTGACTGTGGAGCAAAGAACCCCAGCTGGGCAAGCATCACCTATGGAGTGTTTCTCTGTATCGATTGCTCAGGGACCCACCGGTCCCTTGGCGTCCACTTGAGTTTCATTCG GTCAACAGAACTGGATTCCAATTGGTCCTGGTTCCAGCTGAGATGCATGCAGGTCGGAGGAAATGCAAATGCT TCTGCTTTTTTCCACCAACATGGGTGCACAACCAATGACACCAATGCCAAGTACAACAGTCGTGCTGCTCAGCTCTACAAGGAGAAGATCAAATCTCTTGCAACACAGGCTACGAGAAAGCATGGCACTGAT ctgtggaCAGATGGGTGTGGAGTGCCACCAGCATCACCTCAGAACAAAGAGGAGGAAGATTTTTTTGCATCCCATGTTTCTGCCAAG gcaAAGGATACAGAGTGGATGTTACCAGAACCAGTTTCTCTCCAGcagaaaacttcagaaaacatCCCAGAATCCTGTGAAG GATCAGAACATGGACCAAGTGTTGATGGCCTTAGCACATCCCCACAGCCTGCATTAG AGAACACCACCTTCATAAAAAAGAAGCCAAATCAAGCTAAGAAGGGG CTTGGTGCCAAAAAAGGTGGTTTGGGAGCCCAAAAAGTGAGCAGCCAAAGCTTTAATGAGATTGAAAAACAAGCACAAGCTGTAGATAAAATGAAGGAACAAGATCTTCACAGTAGTAAGAAGACTGAGAAGGAAGAGCCACT TGTATCATCTTTAAGGTTAGCCTACAGAGATCTTGATATTAAAGCCAAAGAAGAAACCTTAAACCTCTCTGgtaagaagaaaacagaactggAGAGGCTTGGCATGGGATTGGGCAGCAATAGGAG TGGCATTTCTCACTCAGTCGCCTCAGAGATGCAAACAATCGAGCAGGAAACACCTACAATTGCAAAGCCAAAGAAGAAGTACATGGATGATGTGGAAGACTCTTACTTCTCTTCTAGCTCAAG GTACTCTGATTCTTCAGATCTGAGGAGCAGCACTTTCTCTAAATGGGACGACAATTCAGATGCTttttggaagaaagaaaataatagtaAAGACATTGACATATTGTTAACTTCAAAAAGCACAGGATTTTCAGACAG GCCCGCATCCCGGCGTAAGCCTGAACATGAACCTTCTGCAAACACAGATGAGGCACAGAAAAAATTTGGCAATGTCAAAGCCATTTCATCAGACATGTACTTTGGAAGGCAAGATCAGGCTGAT TATGAAGCAAGGGCTCGGCTGGAAAGGCTTTCTGGAAGCACATCCATAAGTTCAGCTGACTTGTTTGAAGACCAGAGGAAACAATCAGCAG GAAGCTACAATATTACCAATGTCTTGTCTTCAGCTCCTGATATAACTCAGTTTAAACAAGGAGTGAAATCCGTGGCTGGAAAACTTTCTGTCCTTGCTAATGGAGTCATGACATCTATACAG gACCGATATGGTTCCTAA
- the DNAI7 gene encoding LOW QUALITY PROTEIN: dynein axonemal intermediate chain 7 (The sequence of the model RefSeq protein was modified relative to this genomic sequence to represent the inferred CDS: deleted 1 base in 1 codon): MPGGVQGRPGHGTQYSGLGDKGKSKKGKEAKLRAEALLRAQQEEEERLERERLYREHLEKLEAKYQGERESELAQHNSLEQKFLSAQQWKRDYREQAKWEHYLSCDGTPDPTVPQEINTFMSLWRDDQDQDVQLVMEKEEVVLHLVEKLEFLLLEAAPGEITDKQRDQYQEVILQLQDLLHQKYNDATQNLLKIASMYEDSETGNMHTVLKDKNVTFCIWANLKKKARFKDHVFQGAGHAFELPMSLALSSVAVRLLHTHYDHVSPLWLQCQGLPRRGASATLESAELPEDTGQGPGEEEEKGREEPSVPAAEETGSKSRKESSASLKGTSNNTDDIKETQEEIEKNSEILDASSQEEEAPLQEEPGGREEAPQVVDLEQLVPVGGVFHISALQLPPQAQDVGDWTMVELLDVGLEVYPYSPGKAEDGTQEAVQITLRLPDNVIYFKVPVVARWDPAGQWWRTDGISKITYEAEEKSITFSMGDFYTVALLQDAHLNLPYQAWELHPTGVDEGLFTVTAVFATIQIQIKDNQCMLSSVVVEEEEVLSHITGKWMSPLALRAALKRAGVNIFPAEYSPKYVPVPRKAALAEVKAYGQMALLTAAFAFAHSKWNGEAGPEQVVFKVSEHLTAGSAKGNHWSLLMFNGEKVQHLKLTETSEAFSEELEEESEFHSTLYHMVKDSASNEAMDKVERAGCLFIDSVYQLLLATRVLAYS, encoded by the exons CTGAAGCCCTATTACGAGCTcaacaagaagaagaagaaagacttGAAAGGGAGAGACTGTATCGAGAGCACTTGGAAAAGCTTGAGGCAAAG TATCAAGGAGAGAGGGAGTCTGAACTAGCCCAACATAATTCACTGGAACAGAAGTTTCTTTCTGCACAGCAGTGGAAAAGGGATTACAGAGAACAAGCCAAG TGGGAGCACTACCTGAGCTGTGATGGGACTCCTGACCCCACTGTACCTCAGGAAATCAACACTTTCATGAGCCTGTGGCGTGATGACCAAGATCAGGATGTCCAGCTTgtgatggagaaggaggaagtgGTGCTGCAT TTGGTTGAGAAGTTGGAGTTTCTTCTGTtggaggcagcaccaggagagaTCACAGACAAACAACGAGACCAGTACCAGGAAGTTATTCTGCAATTGCAGGATCTGCTTCACCAGAAATACAATGATGCTACCCAGAACCTGCTCAAA atAGCTAGTATGTATGAAGATTCTGAAACTGGGAATATGCACACAGTCCTAAAGGATAAAAATGTTACTTTCTGTATTTGGGCCAATCTGAAGAAGAAAGCAAG gTTCAAGGACCACGTGTTCCAGGGGGCAGGGCACGCCTTTGAGCTGCCCAtgtccctggctctgagcagcgTGGCCGTTCGCCTGCTGCACACCCACTACGACCACGTGTCtcccctgtggctgcagtgccaggggctgccgAGGCGGGGGGCC TCAGCCACCCTGGAGtcagctgagctgccagaggaCACTGGGCAAGGaccaggagaagaggaggagaaaggcagggaagAACCCAGCGTGCCTGCTGCAGAAGAAACGGGTTCTAAGAGCAGAAAG GAGAGTTCTGCCTCACTGAAAGGGACCAGCAATAACACAGATGATATAAAAGAGACACAGGAGGAAATTGAGAAGAATTCAGAAATTTTGGATGCATCATCACAAG AGGAGGAGGCCCCGCTGCAGGAGGAGCCGGGAGGCAGAGAAGAGGCGCCTCAGGTTGTGGATTTGGAGCAGCTGGTGCCCGTGGGGGGCGTGTTCCacatctctgccctgcagctgccaccccAGGCCCAGGACGTCGGGGACTGGACCATGGTGGAG CTGCTGGATGTTGGATTGGAGGTGTATCCATATTCcccaggaaaggctgaagaTGGCACCCAGGAAGCAGTACAGATAACCCTGAGGCTCCCTGataatgtgatttattttaaagtgcCTGTGGTAGCCCGATGGGATCCTGCAG GCCAATGGTGGAGAACTGATGGCATCAGCAAGATAACCtatgaagcagaagaaaagagcaTCACCTTTAGCATGGGTGACTTTTATACAGTAGCCCTTCTCCAGGATGCTCACCTGAACCTGCCCTATCAGGCCTGGGAATTGCACCCTACTGGTGTGGATGAAGGACTCTTCACAGTTACTGCAGTCTTTGCAACCATTCAGATACAAATTAAG GATAATCAGTGTATGTTGTCTTCAGTAGtggtggaagaggaggaggtgcttTCCCACATCACAGGGAAATGGATGAGTCCTCTtgccctcagagcagctttgAAAAGAGCTGGAGTGAACATTTTCCCAGCAGAGTACTCTCCCAAGtatgtccctgtgcccaggaag gctgccctggcagaaGTAAAGGCCTATGGACAGAtggctctgctcacagctgcttttgcttttgctcacAGCAAGTGGAATGGAGAAGCAGGGCCAGAGCAAGTTGTGTTCAAG GTGAGCGAACATCTCACGGCAGGTTCTGCCAAAGGCAACCACTGGTCTCTTCTGATGTTCAATGGTGAGAAAGTGCAACACCTCAAGCTCACTGAAACCAGTGAGGCTTTTTCAGAAGAGCTGGAAGAAGAGTCTGAATTTCACTCCACACTCTATCATATGGTCAAGGATTCTGCCAGCAATGAAGCCATGGATAAAGTGGAAAGAGCTGGCTGCCTGTTCATTGATTCTGTGTATCAGCTGCTCCTCGCTACCAGAGTCTTAGCATACTCTTAG